One genomic segment of Ricinus communis isolate WT05 ecotype wild-type chromosome 5, ASM1957865v1, whole genome shotgun sequence includes these proteins:
- the LOC8276590 gene encoding CBL-interacting serine/threonine-protein kinase 23, which yields MASRGGGGGGGGTSSGSRMRVGRYELGRTLGEGTFAKVKFARNTETGENVAIKILDKEKVLKHKMIGQIKREISTMKLIRHPNVIRMYEVMASKTKIYIVLEFVTGGELFDKIASRGRFKEDEARKYFQQLINAVDYCHSRGVYHRDLKPENLLLDANGVLKVSDFGLSALPQQVREDGLLHTTCGTPNYVAPEVINNKGYDGAKADLWSCGVILFVLMAGYLPFEESNLMALYKKIFKAEFTCPPWFSSSAKKLIKRILDPNPLTRITIAEVIENEWFKKGYKPPTFEQAEVSLDDVNSIFNESGDCQDLVVERREAPIGPVAPITMNAFELISTSQGLNLSSLFEKQMGLVKRETRFTSKHSANEIISKIEEAAMPLGFQVKKNNFKLRLQGEKTGRKGHLSVATEILEVAPSLYMVEVRKSGGDTLEFHKFYKNLSAGLKDIVWKTVDEEKEEEVERKGAAGSAVVPL from the exons ATGGCGTCgcgaggaggaggaggaggaggaggagggaCTAGCAGTGGGAGTAGGATGCGTGTGGGGAGATATGAGTTAGGAAGGACGCTTGGAGAAGGAACATTCGCGAAGGTGAAGTTTGCTAGGAACACTGAGACTGGTGAAAATGTTGCTATTAAGATTCTTGATAAAGAGAAAGTCCTTAAGCATAAAATGATCGGTCAG ATTAAACGTGAAATTTCAACTATGAAACTAATCAGGCACCCAAATGTCATCCGTATGTATGAG GTGATGGCAAGCaagacaaaaatatatattgttttgGAATTTGTTACTGGGGGTGAACTTTTTGACAAAATT GCAAGTAGAGGGAGGTTTAAAGAGGATGAAGCACGAAAGTATTTTCAGCAGCTTATTAATGCTGTAGATTACTGTCATAGCAGAGGCGTGTACCATAGAGATCTAAAG CCTGAAAATTTGCTACTGGATGCCAATGGAGTTCTTAAAGTTTCAGATTTTGGATTAAGTGCTCTACCTCAGCAAGTTCGA GAAGATGGGTTGCTTCACACAACATGTGGTACGCCAAATTATGTTGCTCCAGAG GTCATCAACAATAAAGGCTATGATGGAGCCAAGGCAGACTTATGGTCATGTGGTGTGATTCTTTTTGTCTTAATGGCTGGTTACTTACCTTTCGAAGAATCCAACCTCATGGCTCTCTACAAGAAg ATATTTAAGGCGGAGTTCACATGTCCTCCATGGTTCTCCTCGAGTGCAAAGAAACTAATTAAGAGAATTTTGGATCCTAATCCTTTGACA CGTATTACTATTGCTGAGGTTATTGAAAATGAGTGGTTTAAGAAAGGATATAAGCCGCCTACATTTGAACAAGCAGAAGTTAGTCTTGATGATGTAAACTCTATCTTCAATGAATCAGGG GATTGTCAAGACCTTGTTGTGGAGAGGCGAGAAGCTCCTATAGGGCCAGTGGCACCTATAACTATGAATGCTTTTGAACTTATATCTACATCCCAGGGTCTCAATCTCAGTAGTCTTTTTGAGAAacaaatg GGACTTGTGAAACGAGAAACGAGATTTACATCCAAACATTCTGCTAATGAGATAATCTCAAAGATTGAAGAGGCTGCAATGCCTTTGGGTTTTcaagtaaagaaaaataacttcaAG CTGAGGCTTCAAGGGGAGAAGACTGGACGCAAGGGTCATTTATCTGTTGCAACAGAA ATCCTTGAGGTGGCCCCTTCTCTTTATATGGTTGAGGTTCGCAAATCGGGTGGAGATACCCTGGAATTTCACAAG TTTTACAAGAACCTGTCTGCTGGCTTAAAAGACATTGTCTGGAAAACAGTTGATgaggagaaagaagaagaggtgGAGAGAAAGG GTGCTGCTGGCAGTGCTGTGGTTCCATTGTAA
- the LOC8284058 gene encoding uncharacterized protein LOC8284058 — MANSRIARFITEVAPPQYISVIRRRASKMLDTINEEERDVSPSNSLASAPTSPASASTNAASASAAAPVATNSKYFPRRVQRSFSVFQN, encoded by the coding sequence ATGGCAAATTCACGCATAGCAAGGTTCATTACGGAGGTTGCACCACCACAATATATTAGTGTCATCAGGCGTAGAGCATCAAAGATGTTGGATACAATTAATGAAGAGGAGAGAGATGTTAGCCCAAGCAATTCTCTTGCTTCTGCGCCTACATCACCTGCTTCTGCTAGCACTAATGCTGCTTCTGCTTCTGCTGCGGCCCCTGTCGCGACCAACTCCAAGTACTTTCCCAGAAGGGTTCAAAGATCTTTTTCGGTCTTTCAGAATTAA